One region of Sardina pilchardus chromosome 18, fSarPil1.1, whole genome shotgun sequence genomic DNA includes:
- the yipf3 gene encoding protein YIPF3, translating into MSASEGNKNTNTEPWGGFDDNLIQGTGSAVIDMENMDDTSGSSFEDMGEMHQRMKEEEEVSEEAAATEEDAGEDGEFLGMKGIKGQLGRQVADEVWRAGKRQASKAFNLYANIDILRPYFDVEPIQVRNRLIESLIPIRMINFPQKVAGELYGPMMLVFTLVAILLHGMKTSGTVIREGTLMGTAIGTCFGYWLGVSAFIYFLAYLCNAQITMLQMLSLLGYGLFSHCVVLLVTYNVHFHSLFYLLWLVIGGLSSLRMVAVLVSRTVGHTPRLILCGSLAALHMLFLLYLHFTYHKILEGILDTLEGPNFPPIQRVARDLPDIVTVMNATVRSLAAGTMHAQ; encoded by the exons ATGTCGGCGTCGGAAGGAAACAAAAACACGAACACGGAACCGTGGGGCGGTTTTGATGACAACCTCATCCAG GGCACGGGCTCTGCGGTGATCGACATGGAGAACATGGACGACACGTCGGGCTCGAGCTTCGAGGACATGGGCGAGATGCACCAGCgcatgaaggaggaggaggaggtgtccGAGGAGGCGGCCGCCACCGAGGAGGACGCGGGCGAGGACGGAGAGTTCCTGGGCATGAAGGGCATCAAGGGCCAGCTGGGCAGACAGGTGGCCGacgag GTGTGGAGGGCAGGTAAGCGGCAGGCCTCCAAGGCCTTCAACCTGTACGCCAACATAGACATCCTCAGACCCTACTTTGATGTGGAGCCCATTCAGGTCCGCAACAG GCTGATTGAGTCACTGATTCCTATTCGAATGATCAACTTCCCGCAG aaggTGGCAGGGGAGCTGTACGGGCCCATGATGCTGGTGTTCACTCTGGTGGCCATCCTGCTGCACGGCATGAAGACGTCCGGCACCGTCATA agagagggcaCCTTGATGGGCACAGCTATTGGCACCTGCTTCGGCTACTGGCTCGGCGTGTCTGCCTTCATCTACTTCCTGGCCTACCTGTGCAACGCCCAGATCACCATGCTGCAGATGCTCTCTCTActg GGCTACGGGCTCTTCAGCCACTGTGTGGTCCTGCTGGTCACCTACAACGTCCACTTCCACTCGCTCTTCTACCTCCTCTGGCTCGTCATCGGAGGACTGTCCTCCCTGCGCATG GTGGCGGTGCTGGTGTCCCGCACGGTGGGCCACACGCCGCGCCTCATCCTGTGCGGATCCCTGGCCGCCCTGCACATGCTCTTCCTGCTCTACCTGCACTTCACCTACCACAAGATCctggagg gtaTCCTGGACACGTTGGAAGGCCCCAACTTCCCGCCCATCCAGAGGGTGGCCAGAGATCTGCCTGATATCGTCACGGTGATGAACGCCACCGTCAGGAGCCTAGCCGCCGGGACCATGCACGCTCagtga